TATAGAGGGGAGGTCAATAGTGCATTTTCCAACCAAAAACAGTTCCGCCCTTAAAAGGGGGTTACTGGGGTTTTTGCAACCAATCCTCCAAAGCCTGACGCAGCTTCTCTGGATTTTCAAACACATGTGCGTCTTCGGTAGCTTCGAGTTTACGGGTTTGTTCAGCTTCTTCTTTACGTACGCGTAGTTTCATTTCTTTGCCATTTGGGAGTTTAGTGTAAATCACATTTTCCTTGTAATCAGTGGGCATAACGTAGAGGGGCACAAACGCTTTTAATCCCATGATTGCGGTGTTAGTGAGTAGGGTGTCGCCGATGCCGTTAACGATTTTAGCCACTGTATTTGAGCTTGCGGGGGCTATGAGGAATATGCCGTAGCGTTGGCTTTGCACCATCGCAGCAAGGAAAGGCGTGTTAGAGTTGACTTCAACCATGTATTTTGGGAAGGTTTCTTTGATGGTTTTTTCGAGGTTGTAGTATTTGAGCATGGTTTCGCCTGCTTTGGACGCGAACACTTCAATCGCTAAACTATCAGCGTATTTGGTTTTGATATCCTTCATTGTCTGCACGACTTCAGCGATTTTGTCTCCGCCACCGCTGATGCCCCATGCAATCTTGCGTTTCTTAACTTTAACTGGGCTTGACATCTGTTTTTTCTCCATACCGTTCAATGAAAACTGTGAATCGTTTAACTGTTTTTTTGAGGCTTCTAAACCCTTCCTCATCCGCCTTAACACTATCCAACGTGTCCTTAGTCCAAAACGTCGCGCCAAGATTCGCGCCAAAAAAGCCGCCGCTAACAGGAATAGCCCCATTTAGGATTAGGAAAGTGTGAATTTGGGTTAACGCCATTTCTTGTCCTCCAGCGCGGTCGCCGCCCAACGCGATGCCCATGCCGATTTTACCAAGGAAAAAGTCCTTGTCCGCTGCAACTGCCGCGCGGCAACGGTCCATGACGATTTTTGTTTGCGCACTGAGCATGCCGTTGTAGGAGGGTGTGGCAAAGATTATGCCGTTAGCCTGCTTCATGAGCTCGATGAGTTCAGCCATGTCGTCTTTGATTGCGCATTGTTTGTTTTTTAGGCAAAAATCGCAGTGTCGGCATGCGGAGAGGTTTTTTCCTCGGACAGTCCAGAATTTGGTTTCGCAGCCTTTTTCATTGAGCATTTTGAGGGCTTCATGCAAGACATGCTCTGTTGCTTGCGCTCGTGGGCTTCCGCAAACTCCTAAAATCATGATGACTCAACAAGAAAGCAATGCCACGGCTAAGCTAAAAAGATTACCTAAACCAAAAAATAAAAATTTAAAAAGAAAAGTTGATAGCGGATTAAAAAACCGCTTATTCGTTTTCGAAGTATTCCTCTGGCTTTGGTGGAATCGGGTTTAGTCCTCTGCGTTCACGAATCTTCTTAACGGTTTCCGCTTGCATCTGAGCAGGAACTGGCGCCCACCTGCTGAACTGTGTAGCCCAGAAAGCTCTGCCTTGTGTGCTGCTGCGGAGTTCATCAGCAATACCGAAAGATTCGGAAACTGGCATTTCAGCTTTAACGGTAATCATGTCTTCTTCGCTGGGCATGTCACTGATTTTGCCGCGGCGCTTGTTAACCAGTGTGATGACGGCGCTGACGAAGTCGCTTGGGACTTTGCATTCAAAGCTAATGAGTGGTTCGAGTAGGATTGGGTCGCTAAGGAGGATTGCGCAGTAGATTGGTCTCCAAGTCATTGGGATTGCTTGTGCTGGACCTCTGTGAACTGGGTCTTCGTGCAGGGTAATGTCTTCGAGGTTAATTTTTAAGCCGTAAGCTGGTTCTTTTGCCATTGGGGAAGTGTGAACTGCTTCTCGGAACCCTGATTTTATGTGGTCAATGATTTCTTCCACGTATTGGCGTCCTTTGATGCGGTTGCAGAGGATGTTGTTTTCTTCTACGGCAACTGCACCTTTGGCATCGTCTGGGTCCCATCCGAGGCTACGCAGGACCTTTGTGCGCACATCTTTGTTTTGCATGTCAGTGATTTTTTCTGCTTTGATTGCGTCAATGACTTCTTGTGATATTTTCTCGATGGTTATCCAGAGTTTGTTGTGTTTGTTGGGGCTTTTACCCATGATTGCTGGACCCTTGTAGTCGTGGCTGATGGTTTCGCGGAAGATGACGATTGGCTTGCTGAGTTTGACTTTTAAGCCTGCCTCTTGCAGTCGGTACGCGGTGATTTCAAGGTGAAGCTCACCCATACCTGATAGTAGGAACTCGCCAGATTCTTTGTTCATGGTGAAGTGAAGGTTAGGGTCTTCGGTTGTGATTTTGTGCATGACCTTGTCAAAGAGTGGTAGGTCTTTAACATCTTCAGGTTCAACAGCGACGGTTACGACTGGGTCAGAAACGTACTGTAAACCTTCAAAGGAGTGAATCTCAATTCCGGCTTCACCAATAGTTTCACCTACACGCAATGCAGGTAAACCTGAAATGGCGCCAATGTTTCCTGCTGGAACACGGTCAACAAACACACGGTCAGTTGCCATGCTCATGAAGACTTGCTGGATAGTGCCTTTTTGATTGGCGCTGACAAGTTGGACTTCTTTGCCTTTAGTGACTGAACCGCTAAAGATACGCCCGATGGCAACAGTGCCGCTGTGTGGGTCAACTTCAATGGTGGATATGCACATGAGTAAGGGTGCTTTGGGGTCAACTTTTGCCATGCCCTGTCCTACTGCACTGTCGAGTTCACCTGGCCAAATTTGTGGCTGACGATAGGGTTGTGCTTGTAGTGGACTGGGTAGGTGGTAGCAAAACATGTCAAGGATTGGTTCTGGCAAGGGTGCTTTCTTGCTGAGTTCATCAACTTTTTTACCAACATCTGTTGGGTCACCAGTGTATGCATCAATAATGTCTTGGAAGCTGATTTTCTTGAGCTTCATGTGGTCAAGGTTTAAGCCCCATTTGTGAAGGGCAGAACCAAAAGCCACACGGCTGTCTTCAATTTTAACTTGCCAGTCCTTTTTGTGCTCTGGAGGAGCATATTTCTCAATTAATGTGTTAACGCGGAGGAGAATCTTTGCGAATTTCTTTTGAATCTCCTGAGGTGTTAGTTTGATTTCTTTGATTAATCTGTCCACTTTGTTAATGAACAAGAGTGGTTTGACACGTTCACGTAGAGCCTGCATGAGGACGGTTTCTGTTTGGGTCATGGGTCCTTCAACTGCATCAACCACGACGAGTGCACCGTCGACGGCTCTTAGGCTTCTTGTGACTGCACCTGAAAAGTCAATGTGACCAGGTGTGTCGATGAGGTTAATGAGGTAATCTTTATTATTGTATGTGTGGACAAGGCTGACGTTTGAGGCGAAAACGGTCATTTGACGTTTCTGTTCAAGGTCCCAGCTGTCAAGGAATAGTTTTTGTCCTGCGGTTTGGGTGCTGATGATACCTGCGTGTGCAAGAAGGCTGTCTGATAGGGTGGTTTTTCCGTGGTCTACGTGGGCGATGATGCTGGTGTTTCGGATGATAGTGGGGTTGTCCATTAGTTTTACAATTTCATCTGTTTGTCTATAACGTGCCATTATGCAATCTTCCTTTTGATTATATTTGTTACTTGAAATGCTTGTTTTTTAATTAATTGTAGCATTTTTATTTCGCTCATGAATTGATAAGCTACAGGGAAATTGAGTTTGTAGCCTATTAACCTTATGGCAAAAAATTTTAAAACAAAAGGAGCTTTTTTGCAGGTGTAGCTAGACAAGTTAACCCTAATTTTTGAGTTTTTTGTCAAAAATAAAACAAAACTTGAAAAAAGAACAGTCATAGAAGAACAGTTTGGTTTTAGAACCTTATGACGATAGTTGAGTCAGGATTGAATTTTTGGTTAAGCCACCGTTTAATGTCAGGTTTTTTGCGCCAAGCCGATTCTAAAAGCCAGCAGCCACTCGCGTCAATGATAACTTGGTCAGGCTGGTTTTTAAGAATTATATACACATCACCTATAACATGCGATTTCGCAATTACACGCTCAACAAGTTCTGTTGAAATAGTGTCATCATCTAGTGGACGGATTAACTGTTTTTGTAGGCTGGTAAAATCGTCAATAGCTATAATTACAAAATTATTTTTCTGAACCTGCGCCCGCTCAATCTGCTCCTTGCTTAAATGAATCTTAGAAGCCACAACTGACTTAGCCAGCAACGAATACGCAAACATTTTCATTTCGCCATAATCGGTTACTTCTAAAATCGGCTGCTTCTTGGCATAAACAGGTTCAGGCGCAAACCTCAAAGAGGAATCCCTGATGATTTTTTTGACAATCAAAGAGAGGTTTCTGCCAACCACGTTATGCTCGTCAACTTCTTCTTCATTAATCAGATTCCTAACTTGGATTTGAGAATCAACTGTGATGTTTGGCACTGGATAAGAAACATACGCGGGTTCAGGCTCCACTTCTGGCTCAAGTTTTAACTCAACCAAGTCGCCATCAGTTACCCGCTGCTCCTGTTTTGTTTCTATTTTCGGCTCAGGTGACACCTCTGGGTTAAAGCTCACATGCATTACTGAAACGGGCACCGCTGGTTTTTCTTCAGGCTCTGCTGGAGTGGGCTCTTTCTCAACTTCAATGGGTTCTGGAGCGCTCAACTGTATCGTGGGAACCTGCTCAGGTAAGTCTTGTTTAACCACAACTGTTGGAGCGGTCTTTTCTTCAGCTTTTTCTTCTGGGATACTGAGCTGTATTTTTGGGGCAGGCGCAACAGGTTCAACTTGTCTCTCTTCAACCATGATTGGGGCGGGTGACTCCTCAACTTTGGGCTCCAAAAGGGGTTGTTCAGTATCCAGCGCAGGTGCGGGTTCGGGTGTCTCCGCTACGGCGACGAAGGGTTCTTGAATTTCAATGTTCTCGCTTTGACCGCCATCCAATTGTAAACTCACGGGCGCAACTGGTTCCTCGTTAACTTCTAAAGTTTTCGGCTCTACCTCTTCAACTTCCAAGGCAGATTCTTGAGCAAAATTAAGTTCTGCTTGGGGTTCAGGCGCTGATGCATCAGGGATTTCCAAAGGTTCCTCTTTAACCTCAACCAGTTCGCGGGTTACATCAGTTTTTTCAGGGACAATTACACCTCGCTCAACAGTTAACGGCAAAGGCAAAGTTGGAGTTGTTGCGGGCGTGATTGGTTTAATTTCAACAGACACCGCCAAAGGCGCTGGAACAGGAACTGGAGCGGGAACCTCAACAATTTTCTCCACAACCTTTTCAACCTCCACCACCTTTTCCACGATTTTCTCTACTTCAACAGGAACTTCAACAATTTTTTCCACTTCAACGATTTTAGGAACCTCAACCACTTTTTCGACGATAACAGGTGGTGGCGGGGGGTCATTGCGTTTGGCAACTAACTGTTTAACCTCGCCTGTTTCAACTTCACCTGCTAATCCCACCAAGTCCGATGCGTAATCGCGCAGTTCAAGCTCGCTTTTGCCGCAACGCAGACTGTGCATTTTTATGGTTAAGTCAAGGCGGTCAAAGCCGAAATGAGGCAGCAGGTTCATTGCTAAATCGCGGTTCTCGGTTAGCATATTGTTGAATTGTTCTGTGCCGATTAATCCTTCAATGTTACCTCTGCTTGCAACCACCAAAAGGTTCCTTTCCGTGTCTTGGCTTGTTTTGATTGGAACCCACACGTCCGTTTTCAGATTCGCCAACCAAACAACAGGTAATACTTCATGAGACTGCCCGCACGAACAAGTAACCAAAACACTCCGCTCTAAACTTGCATTCTCAGCAACATAGCTTGTGAAAAAATCAAAAAGCAGTCCTGCAGCTTCCTTGTCGCGGGAGATTTTTGCGGTTACCTCATTCCAGAGTGGCAACACGGTTACTGTTTGGTCTGGGGGGCAAAGGATTGTGTGTTCGCCATCGGAGATTATTTGGTTGCCAAACAGGATTGCCCGAAGCTTCTCTGGTGACAATGTTACTTCTTGACATTTTTGGGGAACCTCAAAAATAAACGCTTCAAACCCACGCATAACATCAATGAGTTGGGTTTTCTTTGGTTCCTCAACATCTAAGTAGACGCTGTTAAGGATTTTGTTTTCAGGATAAATTGCCTCAAACTTTTCATTCACCGCGTTTGGCATCAGCAAGCTTTCAATGTGCAAATCCTCAATGCGGGTCACGTCAAGGCTTTTTGTGACAACTGGGAAACCTGCCGACAGTCTACCATTTAGGATGCACCAGTGGAAAAGTTCAACCCAGCCAACAATCCGTTCCTCAGTTAAACTGGAAACCTGCGCGGGCAATGCAAGCGTTTCAGCAGAGAATAGTTGCTCTAAGAGCGTGTCAACTGTGAGGGTTTCTTTGATGTAGTCTTGAATTATTTTGAAGCCAGCAAAATTCTCGTGTACCAGTCCGCTGCGGATGGATTTGCCGATTTTAGCGTAAATGTCTTTGAGGTCAGAGGGTATGGGGTTTTGGGGGTCTTCAAGTACAAGTTGGAATTCGGCGCCTGTGCTTGCCATTTGCCTTTTTAAGGGTCCAACGATGTCTGTTTGGCTGGGCAGAAGGTACTTGGCAAAATCCACAGGAATCAGCTGCGCAGCATAAAACGTGTCGATTAACCCAAAATAGTGCAAAAGCAACGTTTGTGAATCTGTTTGGAATTCGTGGGTTAACTCATCAAATGTGTGCAGGCTATTTTCATAAAATAGAACTTGAACGATTTCGTTTCGTAAATCCACAAAAGAGTAAACAGAAACCGCCTCAGGAAAAACCCGTTGCACCTGAGATGCAGCAGAAACCCAATTGACAAACTCAGCTTTTTCAGGTACAGCTTTGCCCATTTCAACCAAAAAAGCACAGAACGCATCAAAACTTGAATCGTCCATGTCTTTGTCGTCAAGTTGTCGGCTGGGGAAAGTTGTGGTGTTGATTGTTTTCATGCCAGCATTTGTTTTGATAAGTGGGAGGCTGGAGATGATTTTTTGTACGGTGGGGTACTGGAGGTTGTTGATGTGGCTGACGATTGGGTTTTGGTAAAGATAACTTTGAGTTTGCGCTGATGGATATGGAATGATGCGGTATAGTCGGGTTAACTCGCGGCTTTCTCTGAACTGAAAGAGACGCTCAAGCAACGTGACGTATAACTCAAAACCGCTGCTTAAAAGCTCAAAGTTTTTTTGTGTATTCTCTAAGGAATCCCCATATGAATTGGCTTCAAATGCTGGACTGCTTATGCAGAAGGGCAAACTTGCAAGTTCAGATACGCCAGTAAGGGGCATGCTTGCAAAGAGTGGTTGAGCTTTTGATGTTTCGCTTACTCCTTCGTCGTCACAGAGTAAGCCCACTTGGATTTGGGGTTTATCATCTGATTTTATCAGGTAAATACGGGAATCATTCAGGGTAACTTTGCTTATGCCATTAGCTGTTTCAACCTTCTTTTTAACATAGGTTTGTGCGCCTACACTAATTTCCTCAATCGGGTTAAACGCCAACAGAAACTGTGCATTCTCAATAATCTGTGGAATACCTTCCGCGACGGCTTTGGCACCTAAATTATCCATCACCAGATATGCGTATTCAGTCCAGTATTCTTGACCCTGAGAAACCGCTTGTATATTGTCAAGCTGACTAAAGCAGGTTTGTATGGAGTTGGAGATTTCTTCGACGGTTTCGCCTGTTCGGTCAAGGTAGAACTGGAAAAAATAAACGCCCATGCCTTCCCGCAGAAAACCTCGCACCTTAGCTTTACGGCTAACCAGATGTGTCGCCAAAAAGTCCTTGCCGAATCCTTCTAAACTTTCAGAACGGGCATCATGAGAGGATACTTTGGTGCCATAAATGAGACCTTCCAGATTGTCAAAGGTGAAGTAGCCTGCATTGTGCCTAAACACGAAAACTTTGCCGTCATACTCAATCTCGATTTTAAGACCCTGCTTGCCCCTTGCCTTAGCAACATCTCCCGCGTTTTGCATCAAACAAAAAATCCACTGTTTAAACGATACTGGTCCGTTACCGTCTCGGATTTTTTCGATTGATGCCAAGATGTCTTGGGCTGCACGCCTCGCTACGAGTTCAACTGCTGAATCTTTGGCTTTCTCCCCTAAACGCACCTTTTCGCCCCCTCACCGTAACTAACGCTTGCTCGGTTAATGCATATTTAAATTAACCTTAAATAGATTGGGATAAAATCAAAAAAGAATAGCCTTTTAACTAGCAGGTATGCTGGAAAGGTCAGATTTTTGTTATCTTCCGTATCAAACTTCAAAATTTAATTTGGTGCCTGCTGGGAAATCGTGGACTTTTTCTTGTCCAAATTTTTCCTTTAACTGACTGATTACTTTGTTGCCGGTGCAATGGCACAAATATAATTCAGGCAGCCCATAAAGGTCTTTTAGGGTTTGTGCAACATGCTCCACATCTTGCAGTGAATATTCTGCCATGTGGGTACCGCCGATTATGGCGGATATGTTTCTTTTGAACAGTGTCGTGGCTTTTTTGCATACGTTTAGAATTCCAGCGTGACAGCAACCCATAATCAAAACCAACCCATCCTTTGCATTCAGCACCAAGGATAAATCATCAACCACAGCGTCCCAGCAGTATGCTCCATCCACTTTATGCAACACCCCAGTAGCAACCCCCTGCTTTTCTAATCGTTCGCTGAGTGGGATTTCCCCTGTTGTGTAGAGGTTAGGCAAGACTTCCATTGGTTTGGCGCTTAATTGAAGTTGCATTTTTGCGGCTAAATCATTGGGGATTGGGGGTAGTCCTGCGGGGAATTGGGTGTTGTTCATTGTGGCTGCTTTTTCTTCAAGGATGTTGGGGTGCGCGATGATGGGGATTGGAGTGGCTCTTGCTTTAAGGAAGGCAGGTAATCCGCCTGTGTGGTCACTGTGCGCGTGTGAAAACACGATTTTGCTGATGTCCTCGGCGTTTAGGTTGAGTACTTGCAGGTTGTGCGGTAAGCATTCGCCTTTGCAGCCTAAATCCATCAAAACCGCCTCGCCGCCCAAGGCTATGTAAACAGATAAGCCCCAACCAGTCTTAAGTCCACTGTTTGGCAGGGCTTTGTCACTGAAAACGTTTAGGATATGAGCTTTCATCCAATCACACGGTTACTTCAACGGTTTGGATGGCTATAAAAATTTGTTATTGGTGAATAAAAAATTGAGAAGAATAGGGGCAGGTTATTCTTCGATTGCTTTTTTTATTGTGTCGACCTCTTTTGTGAGTGAGTCTATTTTTTGGTTTATTTCTTTCATTCCGTTTGAAAAGGTTGTTTCAAACGATTTTTCCTTTTCAGAAAGACCTGCATTCATGGGTAATCCAAAGGTTACAATCAAAGCAACTAAGATGAGCAAACCAATCGGCATGAATACCCCGAAAAATATGTCGCCTCCAAGGTACCCCCCGCCTAGCGCTACCCAAAGATATACTGAAGCGATTACAGCCACAGATATCCAGCAGCTTACAACTACAAGCACTCTATCGTTTATCGCTACCACCTCCTTGTTTTCTGAGAATTTCAGGCGAAACATGGATATCAAAATCGCCCAGAGTATAGTATCTTAGAGCTTTTGCTTCACCTTCAACTAGAACGACACGGCTTTTTACGATTCCACCGCGTTCAAGTTTTTTGAGATGTATCTTGGCTAAAGCCCGGTTTATTTTTAAACTGTTAGCTATCTGGTTCAGGTACATGTCCTCTCCTTGATTGGCCAGTAAAGTTGCTATGTTTAGCCTGATGGGATGGGCCAAAGCCTTCAACTTCTCTGCCATGTTTTCCACTAACATTTAAACAACAGATTACATGTAACAAAAATATTACATTTAAATTTTCTTGTCAACAATAATCCCCGTTAAACCAAAAAACAATTCCCCACAAGATTTTTGAAACAATGTTGGTAGCCCGGAAGAGACTCGAACTCTTGTCAAGGGCTCCAGAGGCCCCTATGCTTGGCCACTACACCACCGGGCTGCAACTCTTAGAAATTGCGCCTTCTCCATATTAACCTTAACGTTTCACACAACCAAAACTACAGAACATAGACATTGGAGACTCTGATTTTGGCTTACGTTCTAAGCCTTCCAAGTATTCTACCGTCAACATTTCTATTTGGTTCCTATTAGAAATTCTATGCAGTTTCTATAGAGGGGTAGATGTGGCTGCAGTTCTATTAGGCTCCTAATAGCCAACCTATGCAGAAAAGATAGAGAGAGGTCACTAATGGAAGCAACAGTGTTTTTGCTGATGTTCTTTTATACTTTTATAAGTACCAGTTGTCCTTTGTTGGAAACGTGAAGTGAACGTTATGCCTTATGACGCCGAAGAGATGGAAAAATTCAGGTTATCTGGCAGGATTTTGCGGGAAACACGCGAAGAGATGCGCAGTTTTGTCAAAGAAAACATGCCAATTATTGAGGTTTGCGAAAAAGTAGAACAAACCATACGTGACAAAGGCGGCAAACCAGCCTTCCCATGCAACGTAAGCATAGACGAAATCGCAGCGCACTACACTTCCCCACCAGACGACACCTCAACCATTCCAGAAGGCACAACCGTAAAAGTTGACCTCGGCGTACAAATTGACGGCTACGTAACCGACACTGCATTTACCGTAGCATTCAACACCGAAGGCAAAAGCATGACCACCGCCGCGGAGCTTGCCCTAAAAACAGCAATTGAAAACATTCATGGTGACATGCAAGTGGGCAAAATCGGACAAATCATCGAAACCACCATAAAAAACCGCGGATACAAACCCATCTCAAACCTGACTGGGCACTCTGTTGGCAGATACCTGATTCATGCGGGAACAAGCATCCCAAATGTTGCAGCCACTACGCCAATTAAGGTGAAAACGGGGGAGGTTTATGCACTTGAACCCTTCGTCACCCAGCCAGATGCAGAAGCATACGTGGAAGATGGCAACATAACAACAATTTTTAGGCTGCTAAAAACTAAGGCACCAAAAAATCCCTATTCCAAAAAACTCCTAAAACATATCGAAGTAAACTTTCACACGTTACCCTTCGCTGAGCGGTGGTTGATAGGCGTGGTTCCAGCGCAGCATCACGCGGCTGCGTTTAAGGAGTTGCTATCATCAAAATCAATTATGGGGTACCGAATTCTTGTTGAGGCAAGTACAAGACCTGTTGCTCAAGCAGAGCATACCTTGCTGATTAAAGAAGATGGGTGTGAAGTTTTAACCTAGATATTGTAGGTTTTTTCTTTCTCTTTGACTTCTTTGTAGATTGCGGTTATCATTTCTTTGTTACCGCATTTTGGGCAAGCAACGCCTTCTTTGAACACATAGTCTCCACGTTGGTATTCGCGGACTGTTTTGCCGCATCTTCCACAATCAATGGTAGTCATGACTTTTGGAGTTTCGATTTTCATACTAATCGTCCTCTTTGATTGAAACAGGAAATACATAGATAAAGCCATCGCAACAAAACCCGTAAAACCCAAGAAAGCACCAACAGTAACATCACCGGTAAAAAACGCATTAAGCGACAAAGTAAGAGCAACAAAAGAAAGAGACAAAATAATCAAACAAATCAAAAGGAGATAGGTGGCGATTTTGTTGGCTACAGCAGTTTGGTTGTTGCTACGGTTGCTCATCGCTAAGGCTCCTATTGTCCAACGCCGATGGAGTTGCCCACACCGACGATTAGGACTTTGTCGCCTTCTTTGGTTCGTTCTTTGATGACTGCTTTGACACGTTCAATGGCTACGTCGACTGCATCGTTGATTTCTTTGCGCATTGGTGAAACTGCGTCGCCTACGTCTTCTTTGATTATGACGGCGTATAGTGGGAGCTTGTATTTGGTGACTTTCTCTTCAATCTTAAAGGCGTCAACGCCTGGTCCACCGATTGCTGCACCGATGCCTTCTGAGACTTCTCCGACTGCTTCACCTTCCAGTTTCAAACCAGCATCAATCATGATGACCATGCCGATTTTGCCCTCGTTTTCTTCGATGACGGTTTCGATTGCTTCGCCTGGTTTGCCTACGTTTCCGCCTGGACCTTCAGCTTTGAGGACTAATGCGGTGCGTCCTTCCAGTGGAACAGATGCGACTACGCAGTCTTTGGGTACCTTGCGGACTTCGTTACCGCGCATCAGTTTAGCGGCAATTAAGGGTCCAACGCTGTCTCCGATTGGTTGTCCATACGCGAAGGCTTTTAGCGCGCTTGAGTATGCTTCGGCTTCTTTCATAACCATTGGCAAGATCATTTGTAGCTGCATGATTACGTAGAGGCTTAGGGTCTTTTTGCCTTGGATGTAGTAGTGGCGTACGACTTTGAAGATGAAGTTAAGTGCCATGGCTGCTTCCAGCGTGTTTTCTAGGTTGTTGATTTGAACTTCATCGCTGGCTGGAGCCATCAGTCTGACTTCTTCTTTTAAGCGTTCATCTCGGATGTCAAGGATATGGTCTAGCTTGTAGACTATGCCTTGTGGGTCCATGCTTTGTGGACTGATTGTGAAGTATTCTAGGTAACGGTCAACACGTGCGGACGGGTCAATTGTTGGCTTGCCAATTTCTTTTATGGCTTCAATGGCGGTTTTGCGTCCTTCTTCTTTTATGATTTTAAGTTTTTTGAGGCTGTTTTCTACTTCCCGCACCATGATGTACATTTGGATGCGTTGTCCGTAGAATATGAAAATAATAAAGACACCGTAGAATGCCCAGCTTACTATCTGTGAAAGTAAATCTCCGCCATTTGATGGAAAGAACTGATTAGTGTAAATTGGTTGTGCCAACATGTTCATTTCTTCCTGTTTGTTCCAAAAACAACATCACAAATTTATAAAGCTATTCCAAATTGCTCGAGATTTCAAGGTTAAATTATTGTTAAAATGTTGCCAGCTTTCCCAAGTTCACGTGGCCTAAGACCACACTACCGTTGGGAACGGAACACGGTTTAACTTCTGAGTTCGGTATGGGATCAGGTGGAACCCGCGCCCTCTGGCCGGCAAACAAAATCCTAATGATAGGCTTTCCTTTATTAACCTTTAGTTTTTCAGAAGCCATTTTACGTGGAAAAACCCCACTTCCGCAAAGATACAAAAATGGCAACGATGGAAGGCTTGCTGAATTTTCAAACCTGAGCAATAATTAAGCGTTTGTTTTTGGACTAAAATTTTGTTTAGGGACCTACCCCTCTATAGTTTCTGCAATGAATTTCTAATAGGAACCAAATAGACGGAAATATGAAAGCAAATGTGGCGGGTAAATGGTGGGGCCGACCGGATTTGAACCGATGACCTACGGGTATCTTCACCCAGCTCCAGAATTATATCATTCCCCCAAATTGGGAGTCATATTACCCGAAGCTATTTCTGGAGCCCGTCGTCTTAACCGTGCTGGACTACGACCCCACCCTAAACCCCAAAAATAAACAAACCAATATTAAAAGACTATGGAGACCACAACAAAGCACGCACCATGCCACACGCAGGGTAAAAAGATGCAGGCAGACACAACCCCATGTAAGAAACACCGAACCAGCAGCACAGCAGCTTTATAGCGTCTTACGATATACATATACGGCGCGATTCAAGATGACAAACCAACAACACACCCAAACACTAAACAAATTAGAAGAACTAACAAGCAAAGCAGACCCCAAAATCCTAAACCTATTTCCAAGCCTCAACTCAAACACCCCAAAAAGCCACAACGAAAAAGTCAAAGTTCTTTGGCGTTTGGCATTTTTGAAAACAATAGGCAAAAAAGGGAAAGCAACTTCAGCAGATTTACGCACAGAGCTAAAACCCTCGCGTCCAAGAACAAGCAGAACCCTGACAGAACTATCAGCCCTGTCACTCATTAAAGCAGAAACAGACGAAAAAACATGCACATACACGCTTACAACCTCTGGGTTTGTTGCTTTAGTTGCCTTTGGAGAGTTTCAAGATTGGACAAAAATCAAA
The Candidatus Bathyarchaeota archaeon genome window above contains:
- the afpA gene encoding archaeoflavoprotein AfpA encodes the protein MSSPVKVKKRKIAWGISGGGDKIAEVVQTMKDIKTKYADSLAIEVFASKAGETMLKYYNLEKTIKETFPKYMVEVNSNTPFLAAMVQSQRYGIFLIAPASSNTVAKIVNGIGDTLLTNTAIMGLKAFVPLYVMPTDYKENVIYTKLPNGKEMKLRVRKEEAEQTRKLEATEDAHVFENPEKLRQALEDWLQKPQ
- a CDS encoding flavodoxin family protein: MILGVCGSPRAQATEHVLHEALKMLNEKGCETKFWTVRGKNLSACRHCDFCLKNKQCAIKDDMAELIELMKQANGIIFATPSYNGMLSAQTKIVMDRCRAAVAADKDFFLGKIGMGIALGGDRAGGQEMALTQIHTFLILNGAIPVSGGFFGANLGATFWTKDTLDSVKADEEGFRSLKKTVKRFTVFIERYGEKTDVKPS
- a CDS encoding elongation factor EF-2, which encodes MARYRQTDEIVKLMDNPTIIRNTSIIAHVDHGKTTLSDSLLAHAGIISTQTAGQKLFLDSWDLEQKRQMTVFASNVSLVHTYNNKDYLINLIDTPGHIDFSGAVTRSLRAVDGALVVVDAVEGPMTQTETVLMQALRERVKPLLFINKVDRLIKEIKLTPQEIQKKFAKILLRVNTLIEKYAPPEHKKDWQVKIEDSRVAFGSALHKWGLNLDHMKLKKISFQDIIDAYTGDPTDVGKKVDELSKKAPLPEPILDMFCYHLPSPLQAQPYRQPQIWPGELDSAVGQGMAKVDPKAPLLMCISTIEVDPHSGTVAIGRIFSGSVTKGKEVQLVSANQKGTIQQVFMSMATDRVFVDRVPAGNIGAISGLPALRVGETIGEAGIEIHSFEGLQYVSDPVVTVAVEPEDVKDLPLFDKVMHKITTEDPNLHFTMNKESGEFLLSGMGELHLEITAYRLQEAGLKVKLSKPIVIFRETISHDYKGPAIMGKSPNKHNKLWITIEKISQEVIDAIKAEKITDMQNKDVRTKVLRSLGWDPDDAKGAVAVEENNILCNRIKGRQYVEEIIDHIKSGFREAVHTSPMAKEPAYGLKINLEDITLHEDPVHRGPAQAIPMTWRPIYCAILLSDPILLEPLISFECKVPSDFVSAVITLVNKRRGKISDMPSEEDMITVKAEMPVSESFGIADELRSSTQGRAFWATQFSRWAPVPAQMQAETVKKIRERRGLNPIPPKPEEYFENE
- a CDS encoding MBL fold metallo-hydrolase, yielding MKAHILNVFSDKALPNSGLKTGWGLSVYIALGGEAVLMDLGCKGECLPHNLQVLNLNAEDISKIVFSHAHSDHTGGLPAFLKARATPIPIIAHPNILEEKAATMNNTQFPAGLPPIPNDLAAKMQLQLSAKPMEVLPNLYTTGEIPLSERLEKQGVATGVLHKVDGAYCWDAVVDDLSLVLNAKDGLVLIMGCCHAGILNVCKKATTLFKRNISAIIGGTHMAEYSLQDVEHVAQTLKDLYGLPELYLCHCTGNKVISQLKEKFGQEKVHDFPAGTKLNFEV
- a CDS encoding helix-turn-helix domain-containing protein; protein product: MAEKLKALAHPIRLNIATLLANQGEDMYLNQIANSLKINRALAKIHLKKLERGGIVKSRVVLVEGEAKALRYYTLGDFDIHVSPEILRKQGGGSDKR
- the map gene encoding type II methionyl aminopeptidase, whose protein sequence is MPYDAEEMEKFRLSGRILRETREEMRSFVKENMPIIEVCEKVEQTIRDKGGKPAFPCNVSIDEIAAHYTSPPDDTSTIPEGTTVKVDLGVQIDGYVTDTAFTVAFNTEGKSMTTAAELALKTAIENIHGDMQVGKIGQIIETTIKNRGYKPISNLTGHSVGRYLIHAGTSIPNVAATTPIKVKTGEVYALEPFVTQPDAEAYVEDGNITTIFRLLKTKAPKNPYSKKLLKHIEVNFHTLPFAERWLIGVVPAQHHAAAFKELLSSKSIMGYRILVEASTRPVAQAEHTLLIKEDGCEVLT